One segment of Thermococcus sp. AM4 DNA contains the following:
- a CDS encoding ATP-binding protein, translating into MIERETWEEVIADYLELRVDYVPRQVEVKLPLSRALTIVGPRRAGKTYFLFQLWDELDDERRKSLYVNFEDPRLIGATSNDLMEMLRVYYSLVELPRNEKLTFLLDEVQAVEGWERFVRYLLDRGHRVILTGSSSRLLSKEIATVLRGRSVTLNLYPFSLHEVLKLKIGNELPSLEVRGKVLGVLRECLEWGLYPEVVLQPELRRELLREILDVTIYRDIVERWRVDNIKALRFLFRLLARSSHTSVTKLHSTMKSLGIAVGKPTLANYIEYLNDALVLFPLRAHVKSEKKRELLGFKPYFVDNGLLGVLGVTDRGRLFENLVFTELLKAGLEPNEELFFYVTESKREVDFIIPGEELIQVTWKLSPGNEGRELSPLIEASAETGIERLTVVTWEGRKTLEIGGKIVQVVPLDKWVKEKRVTSPLSSRSQTL; encoded by the coding sequence ATGATTGAACGCGAGACGTGGGAGGAGGTCATAGCGGACTACCTTGAGCTCAGGGTTGATTACGTTCCCCGGCAGGTTGAGGTCAAACTCCCCCTGTCGAGAGCTCTAACAATCGTTGGACCGAGGAGAGCGGGAAAGACCTACTTCCTCTTTCAGCTGTGGGACGAACTCGACGATGAGAGGCGGAAAAGCCTGTACGTGAACTTCGAGGACCCCCGGCTGATTGGAGCGACTTCAAACGACCTCATGGAAATGCTCAGGGTCTATTACTCCCTCGTCGAACTCCCGAGAAACGAAAAGCTGACCTTCCTGCTTGACGAGGTTCAGGCGGTTGAGGGCTGGGAGCGCTTCGTCCGCTACCTCCTGGACAGGGGGCACAGGGTTATCCTGACCGGCTCATCTTCAAGGCTTCTCTCGAAGGAGATAGCGACAGTCCTGAGGGGAAGGTCTGTAACGCTGAATCTCTATCCCTTTTCCCTCCACGAGGTGCTGAAACTCAAAATCGGAAACGAACTGCCGAGCCTTGAGGTAAGGGGAAAGGTCCTCGGCGTTTTAAGGGAGTGCCTTGAGTGGGGCTTGTATCCGGAAGTCGTTCTTCAGCCAGAGCTCAGGAGAGAGCTCCTCAGGGAGATTCTCGACGTGACGATTTACCGGGATATTGTGGAGCGGTGGCGCGTGGACAACATCAAGGCCCTCCGCTTCCTCTTCAGGCTTCTCGCAAGGTCGAGCCACACCTCGGTAACGAAGCTCCACTCCACGATGAAAAGCCTCGGGATAGCGGTTGGAAAGCCGACGCTCGCCAACTACATTGAGTACCTCAACGATGCCCTCGTCCTTTTCCCGCTCAGGGCTCACGTCAAGTCCGAGAAGAAAAGGGAACTCCTCGGTTTCAAGCCGTACTTCGTGGACAACGGCCTTCTTGGCGTTTTGGGAGTTACTGACCGGGGCAGGCTCTTTGAGAACCTCGTCTTCACGGAACTTCTCAAGGCCGGCCTTGAACCCAACGAGGAGCTGTTCTTCTACGTCACCGAATCCAAACGAGAGGTTGATTTCATAATTCCCGGGGAGGAGCTAATCCAGGTGACGTGGAAGCTCTCACCAGGGAACGAGGGCAGGGAGCTCTCGCCTCTAATCGAGGCCTCAGCTGAGACAGGGATTGAAAGACTAACCGTTGTCACGTGGGAGGGCAGAAAAACGCTCGAAATCGGGGGAAAGATAGTTCAGGTAGTCCCACTCGATAAATGGGTGAAAGAGAAAAGGGTTACTTCCCCGCTATCTTCACGTTCTCAAACCTTATGA
- a CDS encoding TldD/PmbA family protein yields the protein MENLIRYAEKFFDEVEIAVYRSRDVSASVELNEISMASTRSGAVTIIRGIKDKRLGLAIVDSDEEKRVKEAIEQAAKMARLNSRDEKWVSLPEPGKYREKPKSNYELKETSPDVLVEMLVRAIKLAREKDPHAVVAGGEGGVSWEERHVVNSHGIDVFQEGGAAFFFVELVGRKGDVVTPGIFDFDAKRNLNLDVEGVVERAVQKVKWAYSVKPSRNEEVPVILGPWAIAGLFSYALLPAFSGERLVKETTPLAGKVGEKIASDVITLYDDPFHELSLEPVIADGEGVPTRKNVLIENGTFKGFVWDNYWAKVYGTESTGNGKRDLRSGGINIGFHNVVIEKGKRSLEDMIAEIERGYFVDGFQGAHSSNPDNGNFAVTANPAFLIEDGEVVGSSVFLIAGNVYELLRQASEVSREQTVMPFMNTITTPFIRFENVKIAGK from the coding sequence ATGGAGAACCTCATACGCTACGCCGAGAAGTTTTTCGACGAGGTTGAGATTGCAGTTTACCGCTCAAGGGATGTGAGCGCAAGCGTCGAGCTCAACGAGATTTCAATGGCCTCGACGAGGAGCGGTGCCGTAACGATAATCCGCGGTATAAAGGACAAGCGCCTCGGTCTGGCTATAGTGGACAGCGACGAGGAGAAGCGCGTTAAGGAGGCGATAGAGCAGGCCGCGAAGATGGCGAGGCTCAACAGCAGGGACGAGAAGTGGGTCTCCCTGCCGGAGCCGGGGAAATACAGGGAGAAGCCCAAGTCCAACTACGAGCTGAAGGAAACCTCTCCCGACGTTCTCGTTGAGATGCTCGTCAGGGCCATAAAGCTCGCCCGCGAGAAGGATCCCCACGCGGTCGTGGCCGGCGGGGAAGGCGGCGTAAGCTGGGAGGAGAGGCATGTAGTGAACTCCCACGGGATAGACGTCTTTCAGGAGGGCGGCGCGGCGTTCTTCTTCGTTGAGCTGGTAGGCAGGAAGGGCGACGTTGTAACGCCGGGCATCTTCGACTTCGACGCGAAGAGGAATTTGAACCTCGACGTTGAAGGGGTTGTCGAGAGGGCCGTCCAGAAGGTCAAGTGGGCCTACAGCGTCAAGCCGAGCAGGAACGAGGAAGTACCGGTAATCCTCGGTCCATGGGCGATTGCAGGCCTCTTCAGCTACGCTCTCCTTCCGGCCTTCAGCGGCGAGCGCTTGGTCAAGGAAACAACGCCCTTAGCTGGAAAGGTAGGCGAGAAGATTGCGAGCGACGTGATAACGCTCTACGACGACCCCTTCCACGAGCTGTCGCTTGAGCCCGTCATAGCGGACGGCGAGGGCGTTCCGACGAGGAAGAACGTCCTAATCGAAAACGGAACTTTCAAGGGCTTCGTCTGGGACAACTACTGGGCGAAGGTTTACGGAACCGAGAGCACCGGAAACGGGAAGAGGGACTTAAGGAGCGGTGGAATCAACATCGGCTTCCACAACGTCGTCATAGAGAAGGGCAAGCGCTCCCTTGAGGACATGATAGCCGAAATCGAGCGCGGCTACTTTGTGGACGGCTTCCAGGGCGCACACTCCAGCAACCCAGATAACGGAAACTTTGCCGTAACTGCCAACCCCGCCTTCCTCATCGAGGACGGTGAGGTCGTCGGCTCAAGCGTCTTCCTCATCGCCGGCAACGTCTACGAGCTCCTCAGGCAGGCGAGCGAGGTAAGCAGGGAGCAGACCGTGATGCCCTTCATGAACACCATAACGACGCCGTTCATAAGGTTTGAGAACGTGAAGATAGCGGGGAAGTAA
- a CDS encoding TldD/PmbA family protein, with the protein MEALERALKWAEENLKAEYIELRYEDLRKTTLGLKDGVFTSFTGKLHRGVAIRVLADGAWGFASTSELENLEKKIEEAYKLARAAAQTKKEKIQLAEIKPVEDFVESKMRIKPREVDIEEKVSHLRELERLLKEDKAVKSVQIRYEDGGGRKILLTNEGTRIEWDYNYLYQGTYVTGKADGKLAMARDSIGAVDYGWELMTEIEPNEKVKERLLRKMHSQLKGVAPKRGEWPIVAGPIVVGIIAHEALGHLAEADLTINSPFKDLIGKQIAPEYVMMSERYVEGGFGNDKYDDEGVPVKDIHIIENGILKEIMLNREYAHKWGMEPNGHARAESYRYPPIIRMRNTVFEPGDHSFEELIEDIKFGYYVVDFRGGQAQLNSAFQVGIQEGYVIRNGEIAEPIRDTSITGVAIEALKKISAVGKDFGLEVGFCGKGQTAFVSSGGPHMRFDGGILIG; encoded by the coding sequence ATGGAGGCACTTGAAAGGGCCCTTAAGTGGGCTGAGGAAAACCTGAAGGCTGAGTACATCGAGCTACGCTACGAGGACCTCAGGAAGACCACGCTCGGCCTCAAGGACGGCGTCTTCACGAGCTTCACGGGGAAACTTCACAGGGGCGTTGCCATAAGGGTTCTGGCGGACGGTGCCTGGGGCTTCGCCTCGACGAGCGAGCTTGAGAACCTCGAGAAGAAGATTGAAGAGGCCTACAAGCTCGCCAGAGCGGCCGCGCAGACGAAGAAGGAGAAAATCCAGCTGGCCGAGATAAAGCCGGTCGAGGACTTCGTGGAGAGCAAGATGCGCATCAAGCCAAGGGAAGTGGACATCGAGGAGAAGGTTTCCCACCTCAGGGAGCTTGAGAGACTCCTCAAGGAGGATAAAGCCGTAAAAAGCGTCCAGATTCGCTACGAGGACGGCGGTGGAAGGAAAATCCTCCTCACCAACGAGGGAACGAGGATAGAGTGGGACTACAACTACCTCTACCAGGGAACATACGTCACCGGTAAGGCCGACGGAAAGCTCGCGATGGCGAGGGACAGCATTGGAGCCGTTGACTACGGCTGGGAGCTCATGACCGAGATAGAGCCGAACGAGAAGGTGAAGGAGAGACTCCTCAGGAAGATGCACAGCCAGCTGAAAGGTGTAGCTCCAAAGCGCGGTGAGTGGCCGATCGTGGCCGGCCCGATAGTCGTCGGAATCATCGCCCACGAGGCTTTGGGGCACCTCGCAGAGGCAGACCTTACGATAAACTCGCCCTTCAAGGACCTCATAGGCAAGCAGATTGCACCGGAGTACGTCATGATGAGCGAGCGCTACGTTGAGGGCGGCTTCGGAAACGACAAGTACGACGACGAGGGCGTTCCGGTTAAGGACATTCACATCATCGAGAACGGAATCCTGAAGGAGATAATGCTCAACCGCGAGTACGCCCACAAGTGGGGCATGGAGCCGAATGGCCACGCGAGGGCCGAGAGCTACCGCTACCCGCCGATAATCAGGATGCGCAACACAGTCTTTGAGCCGGGCGACCACTCCTTTGAGGAGCTCATTGAGGACATCAAGTTCGGCTACTACGTCGTCGACTTCCGCGGCGGGCAGGCCCAGCTCAACAGCGCCTTCCAGGTCGGAATCCAGGAGGGCTACGTCATCAGGAACGGAGAGATAGCCGAGCCGATAAGGGACACCTCGATTACCGGCGTCGCGATAGAGGCCCTCAAGAAGATAAGCGCCGTCGGCAAGGACTTCGGCCTCGAGGTCGGCTTCTGCGGCAAGGGACAGACGGCATTCGTCAGCTCCGGCGGCCCGCACATGAGGTTTGACGGGGGAATTCTCATCGGGTGA
- a CDS encoding CGP-CTERM sorting domain-containing protein codes for MKKVVPLVILVVALSLVAAGCVSVEEHVKVSSDGKIALLKMTINMSKDVYSLALSNTSEGSFCADFRKNLTDYEREHFTCEEKVSGETATIVITGKDIDPSKLTGDTKMKVERQGDYIEFWDYTWYDEGKKEEKNETDWDKEIASLFTIDYYLEMPGEIVDSNAQVVNGNKAEWHWNLYVASKHPIYAKAKVEEKKGLCGPAFLVGLAIVPLLFRRH; via the coding sequence ATGAAAAAAGTTGTACCATTGGTTATCCTAGTCGTTGCCCTTTCCCTCGTTGCTGCCGGTTGTGTGTCCGTTGAGGAGCACGTGAAGGTAAGTTCCGACGGGAAAATAGCTCTCCTCAAGATGACCATCAACATGAGCAAGGATGTGTACTCTCTCGCGCTCTCCAACACCAGCGAGGGCTCCTTCTGCGCGGACTTCAGGAAGAACCTGACGGATTACGAGAGGGAGCACTTCACCTGCGAGGAAAAGGTTTCCGGGGAGACAGCGACGATCGTTATAACGGGGAAGGACATAGACCCCTCCAAGCTCACGGGAGACACTAAAATGAAAGTGGAGAGGCAGGGCGATTACATTGAGTTCTGGGACTACACCTGGTACGATGAGGGCAAAAAAGAGGAGAAAAATGAAACCGACTGGGATAAAGAGATCGCAAGCCTTTTCACGATAGACTACTACCTTGAAATGCCTGGAGAGATCGTCGATTCCAACGCTCAGGTGGTTAACGGGAACAAGGCCGAGTGGCACTGGAACCTGTACGTGGCCTCAAAGCATCCGATCTACGCCAAGGCAAAGGTTGAGGAGAAGAAGGGTCTCTGCGGGCCGGCTTTCCTCGTGGGTCTGGCAATAGTGCCGCTTCTCTTCAGGAGGCACTGA
- a CDS encoding S9 family peptidase yields MARGLSVKDLGKFKLVGNLDAFRRKVVFQVTEISVEKDDYFSKLYLYDGRRVRPFTSGKKDSNPRFSPDGRLIAFTSKRDKEGKEAELYVIPTDGGEARLLAKFKYGIKNLRFTEDGKSIAVITPIDIEKKPKDDVHLIKEIPFWFNGVGWVYGKRSVVYLVDVETGKKRRVTPKNLDVSQVRFHKGKLYFIAQEDRERKPMVSDLYLLEGRKAKRLTPGKWSVSDFIPLDDGTFILKANTRERGIPTNTHIYHYNPETGEMRKLTAELDRSAYNSLNSDVRGSQRAELVFRDGWVYYVATDGPRANLFRVNLGGEIERVIGGDRSIESFAIGDYIAFTAQDAVTPLELYVLRDGREKKITDFNGWIREYRLSRPEHFTVKASDGVEIDAWIMKPVDFEPGKKYPAVLEIHGGPKTAYGYAFMHEFHVLTAKGFVVIFSNPRGSDGYGEEFADIRGHYGERDYQDLMEVVDEALRRFDFIDGERLGVTGGSYGGFMTNWIVGHTKRFKSAVTQRSISNWVSFFGTTDIGYFFAPDQIGGDPWSNADGYWEKSPLKYAPNVETPLLVIHSMEDYRCWLPEALQFYTALKYLGKTVELALFPGENHDLSRSGKPKHRVKRLELIVEWMERWLKD; encoded by the coding sequence ATAGCCAGGGGATTGAGTGTTAAAGACCTCGGAAAGTTCAAGCTCGTCGGCAACCTCGACGCCTTCAGGCGAAAAGTGGTTTTTCAAGTTACCGAGATAAGCGTCGAGAAGGACGACTACTTCTCAAAGCTTTACCTCTACGACGGCAGAAGGGTTAGGCCCTTCACATCGGGGAAGAAGGACTCAAACCCGAGATTTTCGCCAGACGGGAGGCTGATAGCCTTCACCTCCAAGCGCGATAAGGAGGGCAAGGAAGCCGAGCTCTACGTTATCCCAACCGACGGCGGCGAGGCGAGACTCTTAGCGAAGTTCAAGTACGGTATTAAGAACCTCCGCTTCACCGAGGACGGCAAGAGCATAGCTGTTATAACGCCGATAGACATTGAGAAGAAGCCAAAAGATGACGTTCACCTTATCAAGGAGATTCCCTTCTGGTTCAACGGCGTTGGCTGGGTCTACGGGAAGAGGAGCGTCGTCTATCTGGTGGACGTTGAGACTGGCAAAAAGAGGCGCGTAACGCCCAAGAACCTCGACGTCTCGCAGGTCCGCTTCCACAAAGGGAAGCTTTACTTTATCGCCCAGGAGGACCGCGAGAGGAAGCCGATGGTGAGCGACCTTTACCTGCTCGAAGGCAGGAAGGCGAAGCGCCTGACTCCAGGAAAATGGAGCGTGAGCGACTTCATTCCGCTCGACGACGGCACTTTCATCCTCAAGGCCAACACGCGCGAGCGCGGGATTCCGACGAACACGCACATCTACCACTACAACCCCGAGACGGGAGAGATGAGAAAACTCACCGCTGAACTCGACCGCTCGGCATACAACTCCCTCAACAGCGATGTAAGGGGAAGCCAGAGGGCCGAGCTGGTCTTCAGGGACGGCTGGGTTTACTACGTCGCAACCGACGGCCCGAGGGCGAACCTCTTCAGGGTAAACCTTGGGGGGGAGATAGAGCGCGTCATAGGTGGAGACAGGAGCATCGAGAGCTTCGCAATCGGCGACTACATAGCCTTCACCGCCCAAGACGCGGTCACCCCTCTGGAACTCTACGTCCTCCGCGACGGCAGGGAGAAGAAAATCACGGACTTTAACGGCTGGATTAGGGAATACAGGCTCTCCAGACCGGAGCATTTCACGGTTAAGGCCAGCGATGGAGTAGAGATAGATGCCTGGATTATGAAGCCCGTTGACTTCGAGCCTGGAAAGAAATATCCGGCCGTTCTCGAAATCCACGGCGGGCCGAAGACGGCCTACGGCTACGCCTTCATGCACGAGTTCCACGTTTTGACGGCCAAGGGCTTCGTGGTAATATTCTCCAACCCGCGCGGTAGCGACGGCTACGGTGAGGAGTTCGCCGATATAAGGGGCCACTACGGGGAGAGGGACTACCAGGACCTCATGGAGGTCGTTGACGAGGCCTTAAGGAGATTCGACTTCATCGACGGGGAGAGGCTCGGCGTTACGGGCGGTTCCTACGGAGGTTTCATGACCAACTGGATAGTCGGCCACACCAAGCGCTTCAAGTCTGCTGTAACCCAGCGCTCAATCTCCAACTGGGTGAGCTTCTTTGGCACAACGGACATCGGCTACTTCTTCGCCCCAGACCAGATAGGGGGCGACCCCTGGAGCAACGCCGACGGCTACTGGGAGAAGAGCCCGCTGAAGTACGCGCCGAACGTCGAGACTCCTCTGCTCGTCATCCATTCGATGGAGGACTACCGCTGCTGGCTTCCGGAGGCGTTGCAGTTCTACACCGCTTTGAAGTACCTCGGCAAGACCGTTGAGCTCGCCCTCTTCCCGGGCGAGAACCACGACCTGAGCAGGAGTGGAAAGCCGAAGCACAGGGTCAAGAGGCTCGAACTCATCGTAGAGTGGATGGAGAGGTGGCTGAAGGATTAA
- a CDS encoding type II toxin-antitoxin system VapC family toxin produces MEKALYDTNVLIDALKSRRKLEGYTTILNVVEFPRALELGLTVITPSLEDYLLAIKISQAMVKRGTPVPAVDAIVASVAINRGLTLVARDKHFKWIKEEFGELKLQSV; encoded by the coding sequence ATGGAAAAGGCTCTCTACGACACCAACGTCCTGATTGATGCCCTAAAATCTCGCAGGAAGCTCGAAGGGTACACAACGATTCTCAATGTCGTGGAGTTTCCAAGGGCGCTTGAGCTCGGTCTGACCGTGATAACGCCGAGCCTCGAAGACTACCTGCTGGCAATCAAGATATCGCAGGCGATGGTCAAAAGAGGAACGCCCGTTCCGGCAGTGGATGCTATAGTTGCTTCGGTTGCGATAAACAGGGGGCTAACTCTTGTTGCACGAGACAAACACTTTAAGTGGATAAAGGAAGAGTTTGGAGAGCTAAAACTTCAAAGCGTGTAG
- a CDS encoding DUF1931 family protein has product MAEMIIPYPQLQKILERTCELAVIKPRAEEMMEIVEKKLSDLFEVAYENAKAERSSTIKMRHIPITKGFKNSLNLFRAVIEDEKVQIDPIRKFLLKKIPGDIPLEEDVVNELPIIAGTLFVLIGRVIKALHPEIKNVYPEHIEEAKKVLDYTL; this is encoded by the coding sequence ATGGCAGAGATGATAATACCCTACCCACAGCTCCAGAAGATCCTGGAGAGGACCTGCGAGCTCGCGGTCATCAAGCCGAGGGCAGAGGAGATGATGGAGATAGTCGAAAAGAAGCTCAGCGACCTCTTTGAGGTTGCCTACGAGAACGCCAAGGCCGAGCGCTCGAGCACGATAAAGATGCGCCACATACCGATTACCAAGGGCTTCAAGAACAGCCTGAACCTCTTTAGAGCGGTCATCGAGGACGAGAAGGTCCAGATAGACCCCATCAGGAAGTTCCTGCTGAAGAAGATACCCGGCGACATCCCGCTCGAGGAAGATGTAGTCAACGAGCTCCCGATTATCGCGGGAACCCTCTTCGTGCTCATCGGAAGGGTCATCAAGGCCCTCCACCCGGAGATTAAGAACGTCTACCCCGAGCACATCGAGGAGGCCAAGAAGGTTCTGGACTACACGCTTTGA
- a CDS encoding molybdopterin-guanine dinucleotide biosynthesis protein MobA → MLGVILAFPEKRWENYTLPVNGEPVVRLTERRLLMSKRINETLTIVRKDKLKTYSLHVSKPIPVTARSKMEALLKALPDEPFFLVEGNMPLIMPFLVNYLIGLFYESEPEALIPVWNDGSTEVFHAVYEPDALRDAIESALAEGYRSFSRVTEFLDYEPVSIEELARRNPKVTLSFFRVRSGLDIRFAEETLMSGV, encoded by the coding sequence ATGCTCGGCGTTATACTGGCGTTTCCGGAGAAGCGGTGGGAGAACTACACCCTGCCCGTGAATGGAGAACCAGTCGTCAGGCTCACCGAGAGGAGGCTTTTGATGAGCAAGAGAATCAACGAAACGCTCACAATTGTTAGAAAGGACAAGCTGAAGACTTACTCCCTCCACGTTTCCAAACCCATTCCCGTGACCGCGAGAAGCAAGATGGAAGCGCTCCTCAAAGCCCTTCCTGACGAGCCCTTCTTCCTGGTCGAGGGCAACATGCCCCTGATAATGCCCTTCCTCGTAAACTACCTCATAGGTCTCTTCTACGAAAGCGAGCCGGAAGCTCTGATCCCCGTCTGGAACGATGGGAGCACCGAGGTATTTCACGCGGTCTACGAGCCGGACGCGCTGAGGGATGCAATAGAATCGGCCCTCGCCGAGGGCTATCGGAGTTTTTCGAGGGTTACCGAGTTCCTCGACTACGAGCCGGTTTCGATAGAGGAGCTGGCGAGGAGGAACCCCAAGGTTACGCTGAGCTTCTTCAGGGTGAGGAGCGGGCTCGACATCAGGTTTGCAGAGGAGACCCTGATGTCTGGAGTTTAG
- a CDS encoding PEGA domain-containing protein, whose translation MVGLKGAYLTAITFMLLFSTLAGASDYWVGFYGTTGYDELRAVSVMPNGDIVAVGKVSLNGTTAPWAIRLDRYGRVLWSRYYRIQGVEADLRALAVDNDGNIVAVGSVRRKVGETLTSDMLVMKLDGDGNVLWARDYDAGSLEVGNSVVIENNAIFVGGYATPESPELWVLRLNPYGDVVWGKLYLGVYPTFKPFLALDGSEVLALGILGSGSPVLMKLNPLSGGVTTAMEYLNLSLSSPVLAVGGNPSILNGNGTCLTVLLPSGEWKCYNPGFGGVDVVGAAYSSGGTLYTLSVAKPWPGINFYILGLSGGSVAVSRAYRLSDLDVPRGIDVSADSILVAGSSERFSSAVKTEGFVAKLPFNGAIGNYESKDVSPAVFTGSSEVRAIRVSSRTLLPKVSSLEVRARNVKPVGFLRVEVGINEPVRLYIDGNFRALLSGEGVLALSPGEHVVKLTANGYRDYEATVSIRDGMETLLKAELEKKIEHGTLIVNSSPSHAAVYLNGTLIGWTPMEMNLTPGAYVVEISKGGYRPYRETVRISPGEKKVLSVELEKIPVSSTSTTSVPTTTSATSTSRTTSSSTIPTGTREGTSSSTTKGKGGFCGPAAIVALSVSPLVLRRMFRREDR comes from the coding sequence GTGGTTGGGTTGAAGGGTGCGTACCTCACGGCGATAACGTTCATGCTGCTCTTCTCTACCTTGGCAGGGGCCTCCGACTACTGGGTGGGCTTCTACGGCACGACCGGCTACGACGAACTCAGGGCAGTTTCGGTCATGCCGAACGGGGACATCGTGGCCGTTGGAAAGGTTTCCCTCAACGGCACAACCGCTCCCTGGGCGATACGGCTCGACCGTTACGGAAGGGTTCTTTGGTCGAGGTATTATCGGATCCAGGGCGTGGAGGCCGATCTTAGGGCGCTCGCGGTGGATAACGACGGCAACATCGTAGCGGTTGGGTCGGTTAGAAGGAAAGTCGGCGAAACGCTGACCTCTGACATGCTCGTCATGAAGCTTGACGGAGACGGAAACGTCCTGTGGGCGAGGGATTACGATGCGGGATCGCTTGAAGTCGGGAATTCCGTCGTGATCGAGAACAACGCAATCTTTGTCGGCGGCTACGCGACGCCCGAAAGTCCCGAGCTCTGGGTTCTCCGCCTGAATCCCTACGGCGACGTTGTCTGGGGGAAGCTCTATCTGGGGGTATACCCTACCTTCAAGCCCTTCCTCGCCCTCGACGGGAGCGAGGTTTTAGCCCTCGGCATTCTCGGATCGGGAAGTCCCGTTTTGATGAAGCTCAACCCCCTCAGCGGGGGAGTAACAACTGCCATGGAGTACCTGAACCTATCCCTCTCATCGCCCGTCCTCGCAGTTGGAGGAAACCCCTCGATACTGAACGGCAACGGAACCTGTTTGACAGTTCTCCTCCCCTCCGGAGAATGGAAGTGCTACAATCCGGGCTTTGGGGGCGTTGACGTTGTCGGCGCCGCCTATTCCAGCGGGGGAACCCTCTACACCCTTAGCGTTGCGAAGCCCTGGCCGGGCATCAACTTCTACATTCTGGGCCTCAGCGGCGGCTCGGTTGCGGTCAGCAGGGCCTATCGGCTGAGCGATCTCGACGTTCCGAGGGGGATAGATGTTTCAGCAGATTCCATTCTCGTCGCCGGTTCAAGCGAACGCTTCTCTTCTGCCGTCAAAACAGAGGGTTTCGTAGCGAAGCTGCCCTTCAACGGGGCCATCGGAAACTACGAGTCAAAGGACGTAAGCCCGGCTGTTTTCACAGGGAGTTCTGAAGTCCGGGCGATAAGGGTCTCGTCCAGAACGCTCCTGCCAAAGGTCTCTTCCCTCGAGGTCAGGGCCCGGAACGTCAAACCCGTTGGGTTCCTGAGGGTCGAGGTTGGAATAAACGAACCCGTCAGGCTTTACATCGACGGAAACTTCAGGGCGCTCCTGAGCGGGGAAGGGGTTCTCGCCCTTAGCCCTGGGGAACACGTGGTGAAGCTTACGGCCAATGGATACAGGGACTACGAGGCGACGGTTTCGATACGGGACGGGATGGAAACCCTTCTCAAGGCCGAACTCGAAAAGAAGATCGAGCACGGCACGCTCATCGTCAATTCAAGCCCGTCTCACGCGGCCGTTTACCTCAACGGCACTTTAATCGGGTGGACACCCATGGAGATGAACCTCACTCCCGGTGCGTACGTTGTTGAGATCAGCAAGGGAGGATACCGTCCGTACAGGGAGACCGTGAGGATTTCGCCGGGTGAGAAAAAAGTACTCTCTGTGGAGCTTGAAAAGATCCCGGTTTCGAGCACTTCAACCACCAGCGTCCCCACTACGACCTCAGCAACGAGCACGAGCAGGACGACTTCATCTTCGACAATTCCAACGGGCACCCGGGAGGGGACGAGTTCATCGACGACCAAAGGGAAGGGGGGCTTCTGCGGGCCCGCGGCAATCGTTGCCCTCTCGGTTTCCCCACTCGTGCTGAGGAGGATGTTTCGGAGGGAGGACCGGTAG